In Agrobacterium sp. RAC06, a single window of DNA contains:
- a CDS encoding sensor histidine kinase, whose amino-acid sequence MLDRQDNHLQADLSGGYAMPSRIRGLSGKLLWLTIAFVMLAEILIFAPSVATMRQRWLQDRLNTAAAAGVVIDGLQPLELPRGVQEDTLTTTGTKAIVLRKDGTSRLLAVTEMPSEVDAAFDLSDYSELGSIRDAFYTLIFGGDRLLRVYGPIAEGSDVTVEIVMDEAPLRKAMLGYARNILFISLIISVIAAVLMFLAINRVMIMPVRRLARSMQVFAENPEDPTRVLPPTVGNDEIAVAGRHLSRMQDQLQKTLRQQKTLADLGLAVSKINHDMRNILASAQLMSDRLVDVDDPLVKSFAPKLLRTIDRAVGYTSEVLSYGQTSEAEPRRRRFLLSEVCQEVRDLLHLSHEAGIEFIDNVGVDIEVDADSEQLFRVIHNICRNAIQALATFTPDDPEHVRRITVSAQRTGSVVAIVIDDTGPGMPRKARENLFTAFRGSARSGGTGLGLAIARELVIAHGGTIALVEKPGPGTMFRVEIPDRPVALDDWRARA is encoded by the coding sequence ATGCTCGACCGGCAGGACAATCATCTGCAGGCCGACCTCTCCGGGGGGTATGCCATGCCGTCCCGCATCAGGGGACTATCCGGCAAGCTCCTGTGGCTGACAATCGCCTTCGTAATGCTGGCTGAGATCCTGATCTTTGCACCGTCCGTTGCCACGATGCGCCAGCGCTGGCTGCAGGATCGGCTGAACACAGCGGCTGCCGCTGGAGTGGTGATCGATGGGCTCCAGCCGCTGGAGCTGCCCCGTGGTGTTCAGGAAGATACGCTGACAACCACGGGAACGAAGGCCATCGTGCTTCGCAAGGACGGCACCTCGCGCCTGCTTGCGGTGACCGAGATGCCGAGCGAAGTGGATGCCGCCTTCGACCTCTCGGATTACTCGGAGCTCGGATCGATTCGCGACGCCTTCTACACGCTGATCTTCGGCGGCGACCGCCTGTTGCGCGTCTACGGGCCCATCGCGGAAGGCAGTGACGTGACCGTCGAGATCGTCATGGACGAAGCGCCGCTGCGCAAGGCCATGCTCGGCTATGCCCGCAACATCCTCTTCATCTCCCTGATTATTTCCGTTATCGCTGCCGTCCTGATGTTCCTGGCGATCAATCGCGTGATGATCATGCCGGTGCGACGTCTGGCCCGAAGCATGCAGGTGTTCGCGGAAAATCCCGAAGATCCCACGCGCGTGTTGCCGCCGACCGTCGGAAATGACGAGATCGCGGTTGCTGGGCGTCATCTTTCACGGATGCAGGACCAATTGCAGAAGACGCTGCGGCAGCAGAAGACGCTCGCCGACCTCGGTCTCGCCGTCTCCAAGATCAATCACGACATGCGCAACATCCTGGCCTCGGCCCAGCTGATGTCCGACCGTCTGGTCGATGTCGACGATCCCCTGGTGAAAAGCTTCGCCCCCAAGCTCTTGCGCACCATCGATCGCGCCGTCGGCTATACCAGCGAGGTTCTCTCCTATGGCCAGACCTCGGAAGCCGAGCCGCGCCGTCGCCGCTTCCTTTTGTCTGAAGTCTGTCAGGAGGTTCGGGATCTCCTGCATCTGAGCCACGAGGCGGGTATCGAATTCATCGACAACGTCGGCGTCGACATCGAGGTCGATGCCGATAGCGAGCAACTCTTCCGCGTCATTCACAACATCTGCCGCAACGCCATTCAGGCGCTGGCCACCTTCACGCCTGATGATCCCGAGCATGTCCGACGCATCACCGTATCCGCCCAGCGAACCGGATCGGTCGTGGCCATCGTCATCGACGACACGGGCCCCGGCATGCCGCGCAAGGCGCGGGAGAACCTCTTCACTGCCTTCCGTGGTTCGGCGCGTTCCGGCGGCACGGGCCTTGGCCTGGCGATTGCCCGCGAGCTGGTGATCGCCCATGGTGGAACAATCGCCCTTGTGGAAAAGCCGGGTCCCGGCACCATGTTCCGTGTCGAAATCCCCGACAGGCCAGTGGCTCTCGACGACTGGCGCGCCCGCGCCTGA
- the rpmH gene encoding 50S ribosomal protein L34, which produces MSKRTFQPSKLVRKRRHGFRARMATKGGRQVLNARRARGRAKLSA; this is translated from the coding sequence ATGTCGAAGCGTACTTTCCAACCTTCCAAGCTTGTTCGCAAGCGCCGCCACGGTTTCCGTGCGCGTATGGCCACCAAGGGCGGCCGTCAGGTCCTCAACGCACGCCGCGCTCGCGGTCGCGCGAAGCTCTCGGCCTAA
- the rnpA gene encoding ribonuclease P protein component, with amino-acid sequence MTSTDSKTSVGRLKSRPQFLAVRHGEARKGRTFLLEVLDRKDDAPPRVGFTVTKKHGNAVERNRMRRRLKEAVRLNAAFAMQPGHDYVIVARREVLDVPFDQLSRQLILRIENRQTNNSRSNKTAPRKE; translated from the coding sequence ATGACGTCCACGGACTCCAAGACATCTGTTGGCCGGCTCAAGAGCCGGCCTCAGTTTCTCGCCGTCAGGCACGGCGAAGCGCGCAAGGGTCGCACCTTCCTTCTGGAGGTTCTCGACCGCAAGGATGACGCGCCGCCCCGCGTGGGCTTCACAGTCACAAAGAAACACGGCAATGCAGTGGAACGTAACCGCATGCGGCGCAGGCTGAAAGAAGCCGTGCGACTGAATGCGGCGTTTGCAATGCAGCCGGGACACGACTATGTCATTGTCGCCCGGCGCGAGGTACTCGATGTACCTTTCGATCAATTGTCCCGGCAATTGATCCTGCGCATCGAAAACCGCCAGACGAATAACTCCCGGTCGAACAAGACCGCTCCCAGGAAAGAGTGA
- the yidC gene encoding membrane protein insertase YidC, whose protein sequence is MQNNRNYFIAIALSVVIVLAWQFFYMNPRIEAQRQAQEAQIAQQQAQAEQQATSPAATVDGSLPAGAAANPEASRDAAVARTARVEIDTQDLVGSINLTGARFDDLKLRQYRETVDPTSPIVTLFNPAETRDGYFAELGFIAGENAGSVPGPNTVWTAPEGAKLTEATPLTLTFTNEAGLTFTRTIAVDEHYMFTIEDQIVNNGAASASLAPYGRVTRYNKPSTPSIFVLHEGFLGVVGTEGSLAEYDYTDVEEDAVANAKATGGWLGITDKYWATSLIPQQTLPYESRFSYFTDGQARFQADYKNDAVSIPAGQSTSVKTLLFAGAKQVPVIDSYQESLGIPKFDLMIDWGWFYFITKPMFHLMDYFFHLVGNFGVAILLTTIVVKLLFFPLANKQYASMANMKRVQPKLEELKTKYADDRMGLQQAMMALYKEEKINPVAGCWPVLLQIPVFFALYKVIYVTIEMRHAPFFGWIQDLSAPDPTSLFNLFGLLPFTPPLFLMIGVWPLIMGVTMWVQMRMNPTPPDPTQAMLFNWMPVVFTFMLGTFPAGLVIYWAWNNTLSILQQALIMKRHGVEIELFKNIANMFRRKPAQTK, encoded by the coding sequence ATGCAGAACAACCGCAACTATTTCATCGCGATTGCCTTATCGGTGGTGATCGTCCTCGCCTGGCAGTTCTTCTATATGAACCCGCGTATCGAGGCCCAGCGTCAGGCTCAGGAGGCGCAGATCGCCCAGCAGCAGGCGCAGGCCGAGCAGCAGGCGACGAGCCCTGCAGCCACGGTTGACGGTAGCTTGCCAGCGGGTGCGGCCGCCAATCCGGAAGCAAGCCGCGATGCCGCCGTGGCCCGGACGGCCCGCGTCGAGATCGACACCCAGGATCTCGTCGGCTCCATCAATCTCACCGGTGCCCGATTCGACGATCTGAAGCTGCGACAGTACCGCGAGACCGTCGATCCGACGAGCCCGATCGTTACCCTGTTCAATCCTGCCGAAACACGGGACGGCTATTTTGCCGAACTCGGCTTTATCGCCGGCGAAAATGCCGGTTCCGTTCCGGGCCCCAACACCGTCTGGACGGCACCCGAAGGCGCAAAGCTGACCGAGGCGACACCTCTTACGCTGACCTTCACCAACGAAGCCGGCCTCACCTTTACCCGCACGATCGCCGTCGACGAACATTACATGTTCACCATCGAAGACCAGATCGTGAACAATGGCGCAGCGTCCGCAAGCCTTGCGCCCTATGGCCGCGTAACGCGCTACAACAAGCCGTCCACGCCTTCGATCTTCGTTCTGCATGAAGGTTTCCTCGGCGTTGTCGGCACCGAGGGCAGCCTGGCGGAATACGACTATACGGATGTAGAGGAAGACGCCGTTGCCAATGCCAAGGCCACCGGTGGCTGGCTCGGCATCACGGACAAGTACTGGGCCACGTCGCTCATTCCGCAGCAGACCCTGCCTTACGAATCGCGCTTCTCCTACTTCACCGACGGTCAGGCCCGCTTCCAGGCCGATTACAAGAACGATGCCGTCAGCATTCCGGCCGGCCAGAGCACCTCGGTCAAGACCCTCTTGTTTGCCGGTGCCAAGCAGGTTCCGGTCATCGACAGCTACCAGGAAAGCCTTGGTATTCCGAAGTTTGATCTGATGATCGACTGGGGCTGGTTCTACTTCATCACCAAGCCAATGTTCCACCTGATGGACTACTTCTTCCATCTCGTCGGTAATTTCGGCGTGGCCATCCTGCTCACCACCATCGTCGTCAAGCTGTTGTTCTTCCCGCTCGCCAACAAGCAGTACGCCTCCATGGCCAACATGAAGCGTGTGCAGCCGAAGCTCGAAGAACTGAAGACCAAGTATGCCGACGACCGCATGGGCCTGCAGCAGGCGATGATGGCGCTCTACAAGGAAGAGAAGATCAATCCGGTTGCCGGCTGCTGGCCGGTACTCCTGCAGATCCCGGTCTTCTTCGCGCTCTACAAGGTCATCTACGTCACCATCGAAATGCGCCACGCGCCGTTCTTCGGCTGGATCCAGGATCTCTCAGCTCCCGATCCGACGAGCTTGTTCAACCTGTTCGGTCTGCTGCCCTTCACGCCGCCGCTCTTCCTGATGATCGGCGTCTGGCCGCTCATCATGGGCGTCACCATGTGGGTCCAGATGCGCATGAACCCGACGCCGCCGGATCCGACGCAGGCGATGCTGTTCAACTGGATGCCCGTTGTCTTCACCTTCATGCTCGGCACGTTCCCCGCCGGCCTGGTGATCTACTGGGCATGGAACAACACGCTGTCGATCCTGCAGCAGGCCTTGATCATGAAGCGTCACGGCGTGGAGATCGAGCTGTTCAAGAACATCGCCAACATGTTCCGGCGGAAACCGGCCCAGACCAAGTGA
- a CDS encoding DMT family transporter, which yields MSDSSATQRSWLGIALVAGSAVAWSYGGAIQRFIGVEDGWTIVFWRCLFAGLFLLAFMLICDRIDGTIRLFRAMGWPGFCIAVGFALVSTFFVLAVTMTPVANVVLFMASIPLFAALLARVVLGEPITPVTWGAIAAVILGVGIMVSASIGDGGSILGLTLAAAIPAIFACMTVLTRRYPGIRMTPAACGGSFIASAIAATQAGAFAVGFQDLTLLFCFGALNLGLGMALYVTGARMIPSALAALLGTAEMILAPVWMVILHDEIPSGRTIIGGALVMAALFTYLISHARQALRPVPTSAA from the coding sequence ATGTCCGACTCCTCCGCCACACAACGTTCCTGGCTCGGCATTGCTCTCGTTGCCGGCTCGGCGGTCGCGTGGAGCTATGGCGGAGCGATCCAGCGTTTCATCGGCGTGGAGGATGGCTGGACGATCGTGTTCTGGCGCTGCCTGTTCGCTGGCCTTTTTCTCCTTGCCTTCATGCTGATCTGTGATCGGATCGATGGCACGATACGCCTGTTCCGCGCCATGGGCTGGCCGGGCTTCTGCATCGCCGTCGGCTTTGCCCTTGTCTCGACCTTCTTCGTGCTTGCCGTCACCATGACACCGGTGGCCAATGTCGTGCTGTTCATGGCATCCATCCCACTGTTTGCAGCCCTTCTCGCGCGCGTCGTACTGGGGGAACCGATCACGCCGGTCACCTGGGGCGCCATCGCAGCCGTCATCCTCGGTGTGGGCATCATGGTCTCGGCCTCGATCGGTGACGGCGGCTCGATCCTCGGGCTGACGCTGGCCGCCGCCATTCCGGCGATCTTCGCCTGCATGACGGTGCTGACCCGCCGCTATCCCGGCATCCGCATGACGCCGGCTGCCTGTGGCGGATCCTTCATCGCATCCGCGATTGCCGCCACCCAAGCCGGTGCCTTTGCCGTTGGCTTCCAGGATCTCACTTTGCTCTTCTGCTTCGGCGCCCTCAATCTCGGGCTCGGCATGGCACTTTACGTCACCGGTGCCCGGATGATCCCCTCGGCACTCGCGGCGTTGCTCGGTACCGCCGAGATGATCCTTGCGCCGGTCTGGATGGTGATCCTGCACGACGAGATCCCGTCGGGGCGCACGATCATCGGCGGCGCGCTCGTCATGGCCGCCCTATTCACCTATCTCATAAGCCACGCGCGGCAGGCGTTGCGGCCCGTTCCGACCTCTGCTGCTTGA
- the yihA gene encoding ribosome biogenesis GTP-binding protein YihA/YsxC, with protein MTETHDKPDQPLFGRPWIFIRGVPSMEFLPPEGPLEVAFAGRSNVGKSSLINALVGQKGLARTSNTPGRTQELNYFVPDGYSGGAGDLPPMALVDMPGYGYAQAPKEHVDAWTKLVFDYLRGRATLKRVYVLIDSRHGLKKNDEEVLGLLDKAAVSYQIVLTKTDKIKAPAVPKLIAETQEKIKKRPAAFPGVLSTSSEKGDGLDQLRGAISEAIGRSL; from the coding sequence ATGACCGAGACACACGACAAACCCGACCAGCCGCTTTTCGGCCGCCCCTGGATCTTCATCCGCGGCGTGCCGTCGATGGAATTCCTGCCGCCGGAAGGACCGCTCGAAGTGGCCTTTGCCGGGCGCTCGAATGTCGGCAAGTCGTCGCTGATCAATGCGTTGGTCGGCCAGAAGGGACTGGCACGCACGTCGAACACGCCCGGTCGCACGCAGGAGCTCAACTACTTCGTGCCCGACGGCTATTCCGGCGGCGCCGGAGACCTGCCGCCGATGGCGCTCGTCGACATGCCCGGCTACGGCTATGCCCAGGCGCCGAAGGAACACGTCGATGCCTGGACGAAGCTGGTTTTCGATTATCTTCGGGGTCGCGCGACACTGAAGCGCGTCTATGTGCTGATCGACAGCCGCCACGGTCTGAAGAAGAACGACGAGGAAGTGCTTGGCCTGCTCGACAAGGCGGCGGTCTCCTACCAGATCGTGCTCACCAAGACCGACAAGATCAAGGCTCCCGCTGTGCCGAAGCTGATCGCGGAAACGCAGGAAAAGATCAAGAAGCGGCCTGCCGCCTTCCCGGGCGTTCTCTCGACATCATCTGAAAAAGGTGATGGCCTCGACCAATTGCGCGGGGCAATCAGCGAGGCCATCGGTCGGAGCCTTTGA
- a CDS encoding fasciclin domain-containing protein, with translation MFKTALRPLAFSAAILAGAAVAYAANPMVGGGEMLETKNIVENAVNSKDHTTLVAAVQAAGLVETLSGAGPFTVFAPTNDAFAKLPAGTVDTLLKPENKEQLTKVLTCHVVAADVMSEALVKMISDNGGEADVATVGGCVLKGKAADGKVTLTDENGGVSTVTIADVKQSNGVIHVVDTVILPKM, from the coding sequence ATGTTCAAGACCGCTCTTCGCCCGCTCGCATTCTCCGCAGCCATCCTGGCAGGCGCTGCCGTAGCCTATGCCGCCAATCCGATGGTCGGCGGTGGTGAAATGCTCGAGACCAAGAACATCGTCGAAAACGCCGTCAATTCGAAGGATCACACGACGCTCGTTGCCGCCGTCCAGGCAGCCGGTCTCGTTGAAACCCTGTCGGGCGCCGGTCCGTTCACCGTCTTCGCACCGACCAATGATGCCTTCGCCAAACTGCCGGCCGGCACTGTCGACACGCTGCTGAAGCCGGAGAACAAGGAACAGCTCACCAAGGTTCTGACTTGCCACGTGGTGGCAGCTGACGTGATGTCCGAAGCCCTCGTCAAGATGATTTCCGACAACGGCGGTGAAGCCGATGTGGCGACCGTCGGCGGTTGCGTGCTGAAGGGCAAGGCAGCAGACGGCAAGGTGACGCTGACCGACGAGAATGGCGGCGTCTCAACCGTCACGATCGCCGACGTCAAGCAGTCGAACGGCGTCATCCATGTCGTCGACACAGTGATCCTGCCGAAGATGTAA
- a CDS encoding anti-sigma factor, producing the protein MSTPDQSKGDRSRDEVLAGEYVLGVLSGAERQKVDARLRHDRQFAAMVKRWEENLTQFNDDYAEASPPDQLFSKIEDRLFASPAAVAAVKGSLWNSLVLWRGLSFASIAALGLVFGLDYAERMRPMPQAALTAELAGENQAIALHARYDGNSGRLAVTPVASGGSDEKSLELWLVEGEQPPISLGVLPQTGQGELDVPEALRARLTEGVVLAVSLEPFGGSPTGQATGPVVALGEVRP; encoded by the coding sequence ATGAGCACGCCTGACCAAAGCAAGGGAGACCGGTCGCGGGACGAAGTTCTTGCGGGCGAATACGTCCTGGGCGTCCTGAGTGGAGCCGAGCGCCAGAAGGTGGACGCACGTCTGCGCCACGACCGGCAGTTCGCCGCCATGGTCAAGCGCTGGGAAGAGAACCTCACCCAGTTCAACGACGATTACGCCGAGGCCTCACCGCCGGATCAGCTGTTTTCGAAGATCGAGGATCGGCTGTTTGCGTCTCCTGCCGCGGTCGCGGCGGTAAAGGGCAGCCTGTGGAATTCGCTGGTGCTCTGGCGCGGCCTGAGCTTTGCTTCCATTGCGGCACTCGGTCTGGTGTTCGGGCTCGATTATGCAGAACGCATGCGTCCAATGCCGCAGGCCGCTCTGACCGCCGAACTTGCTGGCGAGAACCAGGCGATTGCCCTGCATGCACGCTACGACGGGAACTCGGGCCGCCTTGCTGTCACGCCCGTCGCAAGCGGTGGTTCAGATGAGAAGTCGCTCGAACTCTGGCTCGTCGAGGGTGAACAGCCGCCGATATCGCTCGGCGTGCTGCCGCAGACCGGGCAAGGCGAACTCGATGTTCCCGAGGCGCTGCGCGCGCGCCTGACGGAGGGTGTCGTGCTGGCCGTCAGCCTCGAGCCTTTCGGTGGATCGCCAACTGGACAAGCCACCGGGCCTGTCGTGGCGCTCGGCGAAGTTCGTCCCTGA
- a CDS encoding sigma-70 family RNA polymerase sigma factor codes for MERDDIGGLLARVALRDRSAFSLLYGRVSAKLFAICIRMLKDRGEAEEALQDVFVKIWHKAGSYTGDGDNAYPWLCAIVRYHCIDRLRARRPQGEDIEAAIDLADLAPDPEQHAMLRSEGGRIDTCLEALDPDRALAVRQAYVEGLSYQELADHFAVPLNTMRTWLRRSLLKLRECMDEHA; via the coding sequence ATGGAACGCGACGACATCGGCGGATTGCTGGCCCGGGTAGCCCTGCGGGACCGGAGCGCCTTTTCCTTGCTCTATGGTCGTGTTTCAGCGAAACTTTTCGCCATCTGCATCCGTATGCTCAAAGACAGGGGAGAGGCCGAAGAGGCGCTCCAGGACGTGTTCGTCAAGATCTGGCACAAGGCCGGCAGCTATACGGGCGACGGCGACAATGCCTATCCATGGCTCTGCGCCATCGTCCGCTACCACTGCATTGATCGTCTTCGGGCGCGTCGACCGCAGGGGGAAGACATAGAGGCGGCGATCGATCTGGCGGATCTCGCGCCGGATCCGGAGCAGCATGCGATGCTCCGATCCGAGGGTGGCCGCATTGACACATGCCTGGAGGCATTGGATCCTGATCGGGCGCTCGCCGTTCGCCAGGCCTATGTGGAAGGACTGTCCTATCAGGAACTGGCCGACCATTTCGCCGTTCCCTTGAACACGATGCGTACTTGGCTGCGGCGCAGCCTTTTGAAACTGAGAGAGTGCATGGATGAGCACGCCTGA
- the argB gene encoding acetylglutamate kinase, with amino-acid sequence MTSTESEMQARLLVQALPFMQRYENKTIVVKYGGHAMGNPELGKAFAADIALLKQSGVNPIVVHGGGPQIGAMLARMGIESRFENGLRVTDQKTVEIVEMVLAGSINKEIVALINQTGEWAIGLCGKDGNMVFAEKAQKKVRDPDSNIERVLDLGFVGDVVEVDRTLLDLLARSEMIPVIAPVAPGRDGATYNINADTFAGAIAGALNASRLLFLTDVPGVLDKDGKLIKELSVAEAHALIKDGTISGGMIPKVETCIEAIQAGVQGVVILNGKTAHSVLLELFTETGAGTLLVP; translated from the coding sequence ATGACATCGACCGAAAGCGAAATGCAGGCCCGTCTTCTCGTCCAGGCCCTGCCCTTCATGCAGCGCTACGAGAACAAGACGATCGTCGTCAAATATGGCGGCCATGCCATGGGCAATCCTGAGCTCGGCAAGGCGTTTGCCGCCGATATCGCACTTCTGAAGCAGTCGGGCGTCAACCCGATCGTCGTGCATGGCGGCGGCCCGCAGATCGGCGCCATGCTTGCCCGTATGGGCATCGAATCACGCTTCGAGAACGGCCTTCGCGTCACCGATCAGAAGACCGTCGAGATCGTCGAGATGGTGCTGGCCGGCTCGATCAACAAGGAAATCGTCGCGCTGATCAACCAGACCGGCGAATGGGCGATCGGGCTCTGCGGCAAAGACGGCAACATGGTCTTTGCCGAAAAGGCGCAGAAGAAGGTTCGCGACCCCGACAGCAATATCGAGCGCGTGCTCGATCTCGGCTTCGTTGGTGATGTCGTCGAAGTCGACCGCACACTGCTCGATCTGCTCGCCCGCTCAGAGATGATCCCGGTCATCGCGCCTGTCGCTCCTGGCCGCGATGGTGCTACCTACAATATCAATGCCGACACCTTTGCCGGTGCGATTGCCGGTGCCCTCAATGCCTCGCGCCTGCTCTTCCTCACCGACGTGCCCGGCGTGCTCGACAAGGACGGCAAGCTGATCAAGGAACTCTCGGTCGCTGAAGCCCATGCGCTGATCAAGGACGGCACGATTTCCGGCGGCATGATCCCGAAGGTCGAGACCTGCATCGAGGCCATCCAGGCCGGCGTGCAGGGCGTCGTCATCCTCAACGGCAAGACCGCCCATTCCGTATTGCTCGAGCTCTTCACCGAGACGGGTGCAGGCACGCTGCTCGTTCCCTGA
- a CDS encoding MFS transporter, which yields MHTKTPASPAISADASHPYPKRWTALAVMMLANFMNLLDVTIVNVALPSLQSELGATSSQIEWVVAGYVLVFALGLLPFGRLGDVRGKKQVFLVGVAAFTIASLLCGLAPDIGWLVVARLLQGAGAAVMTPQVLAIAQMMFPPKERAAAFSLFGLSAGLASVSGPILGGWLISLDVLGLGWRPIFLINIPVGIMTILLGWRLIPALPPKPGLKNDFVGIILAALTIFCIIFPLIEGRGFGWPLWCFVMVAMAIPFGVAFGFWERRQHRIKAPELLPVALMKNRNYVIGSLMTATFFSTLPGFFLIFAMFLQQGYGLTPLQSGMTTVPFSVGIFIASLISGRLGSIAPRIRVVVGVVMVVIGMGLLRSEIQTVGDSIDRMALLPWFLLSGLGMGIAIAPMFQLVLAGVPPQDAGGGSGALQAIQQVGSALGIAIVSEIFFSDLARNAAAGMSGQQVYAEGLSLGLIYNFVAYAIVLIAVASMRTVTPGSEKLERPLPIE from the coding sequence GTGCACACCAAGACACCCGCGTCACCAGCGATCAGCGCCGACGCGTCGCATCCATACCCCAAGCGCTGGACGGCGCTGGCGGTCATGATGCTGGCGAACTTCATGAACCTGCTTGATGTCACCATCGTCAATGTCGCGCTGCCGAGCCTTCAGTCGGAGCTTGGCGCGACCTCGAGCCAGATCGAGTGGGTGGTGGCCGGCTATGTGCTCGTCTTCGCGCTCGGGCTCCTACCCTTTGGACGTCTCGGGGATGTCCGGGGCAAGAAGCAGGTGTTTCTGGTTGGTGTCGCGGCCTTCACTATCGCCTCGCTGCTGTGCGGCCTGGCGCCGGACATCGGCTGGCTGGTCGTCGCACGCTTGCTGCAGGGCGCGGGGGCTGCGGTGATGACGCCTCAGGTGCTGGCGATTGCCCAGATGATGTTCCCGCCGAAAGAGCGGGCTGCGGCCTTCTCCTTGTTCGGCCTCAGCGCCGGCCTCGCTTCGGTGTCCGGGCCCATCCTCGGCGGGTGGCTGATCAGTCTCGATGTACTCGGGCTTGGCTGGCGGCCGATTTTTCTCATCAACATTCCAGTCGGGATCATGACGATCCTGCTAGGCTGGCGTCTGATCCCGGCACTTCCGCCCAAGCCCGGCCTGAAGAACGATTTCGTCGGCATCATTCTGGCTGCCCTGACGATCTTTTGCATCATCTTCCCGCTGATCGAGGGACGCGGTTTCGGCTGGCCCCTTTGGTGCTTCGTGATGGTCGCGATGGCCATTCCCTTTGGCGTGGCTTTCGGCTTCTGGGAGCGTCGCCAGCACCGCATCAAGGCACCGGAACTTTTACCCGTGGCGCTGATGAAAAACCGCAACTATGTCATCGGCTCGCTGATGACTGCGACCTTCTTCTCGACGCTGCCCGGCTTCTTTCTGATTTTTGCGATGTTCCTGCAGCAGGGTTATGGTCTCACCCCGCTGCAGTCGGGCATGACCACCGTGCCCTTCTCCGTTGGCATCTTCATCGCTTCGTTGATTTCAGGCCGCCTTGGCAGTATTGCGCCGCGCATCCGTGTGGTCGTCGGTGTCGTCATGGTGGTGATCGGCATGGGGCTGTTGCGGAGCGAGATCCAGACTGTAGGGGACAGCATTGACCGCATGGCGCTCCTGCCCTGGTTCCTGCTCAGCGGCCTTGGCATGGGCATTGCGATTGCGCCGATGTTCCAGCTCGTGCTGGCCGGGGTGCCACCGCAGGATGCCGGTGGCGGATCGGGGGCGCTTCAGGCGATCCAGCAGGTGGGAAGCGCATTGGGGATCGCGATCGTCAGCGAGATCTTCTTCTCGGATCTGGCGAGGAATGCTGCTGCAGGGATGTCTGGACAGCAGGTTTATGCCGAAGGCCTGAGCCTCGGCCTGATCTACAACTTCGTCGCCTATGCGATCGTGCTGATCGCGGTTGCCTCGATGCGCACAGTGACGCCGGGAAGCGAGAAGCTGGAGCGTCCGCTGCCGATCGAGTGA
- a CDS encoding EamA family transporter, which yields MELWALITVGSAFLQNLRSTLQKHLKGRMGTTGATFVRFGFGLPFAFLYLAILHLGLDRPLPVPGLTFAIWAVIGALAQITATFLLVHLFSFRNFAVGTAYSRTEPAQAALLALLLFGETIGLGTAAAILVSILGVMLISVARTAFTPMSLVTSVGSRTALIGLASGFFFGVSAIAYRSASLSLAPSLPAPDAMVQAGYTLCVVITIQTLSMFLWMAWRDRTELTRVRAAWKVSALVGFVGATASFGWFTAMTLQQVAVVKALAQVEMLFTFASSVLFFKERINRLEIAGCVLIVFGVLLLVLV from the coding sequence ATGGAACTTTGGGCCCTCATCACGGTTGGCAGCGCCTTCCTGCAAAACCTGCGCTCGACGCTGCAAAAACACCTTAAAGGCCGGATGGGCACAACAGGTGCCACCTTCGTCCGCTTTGGCTTCGGCCTGCCCTTCGCCTTCCTCTATCTCGCCATCCTGCATCTTGGCCTCGACCGTCCGCTGCCGGTGCCGGGGCTGACCTTTGCGATCTGGGCGGTCATCGGGGCGCTCGCGCAGATCACCGCCACCTTCCTGCTCGTGCACCTCTTTTCGTTCCGAAACTTCGCTGTCGGTACCGCCTATTCGCGCACCGAACCCGCGCAAGCGGCTTTGCTGGCGCTTCTTCTGTTCGGAGAGACGATCGGCTTGGGCACGGCCGCCGCAATCCTCGTCTCGATCCTTGGTGTCATGCTGATTTCCGTGGCGCGTACGGCCTTCACGCCCATGAGCCTCGTCACCTCGGTTGGAAGCCGCACGGCACTGATCGGCCTCGCCTCCGGTTTCTTCTTCGGTGTCTCCGCGATCGCCTACCGCTCCGCCTCACTGTCACTGGCCCCGAGCCTGCCCGCGCCGGATGCCATGGTGCAGGCCGGCTACACGCTTTGCGTCGTCATCACGATCCAAACCCTGTCGATGTTTCTTTGGATGGCTTGGCGTGATCGGACAGAGCTGACCCGCGTCCGCGCTGCCTGGAAGGTCAGCGCCCTCGTCGGTTTCGTTGGCGCCACGGCCTCCTTCGGCTGGTTCACGGCTATGACGCTGCAGCAGGTGGCGGTGGTCAAGGCGCTCGCCCAGGTCGAGATGCTGTTCACCTTTGCGTCGTCGGTGCTGTTCTTCAAGGAGAGGATCAACAGGCTGGAGATTGCGGGATGCGTGCTGATTGTGTTCGGGGTTTTGTTGCTGGTGCTGGTGTGA